The proteins below are encoded in one region of Bacillus vallismortis:
- a CDS encoding iron-containing alcohol dehydrogenase, translating to MQNFTYWNPTKLIFGRGEVEKLPEELKPYGKNVLLVYGGGSIKRSGLYDQVMEQLNKAGVTVHELAGVEPNPRVSTVNKGVDLCKEHNIDFLLAVGGGSVIDCTKAIAAGAKYDGDAWDIVTKKHQPKDALPFGTVLTLAATGSEMNSGSVITNWETKEKYGWGSPLVFPKFSILDPVNTFTVPKDHTIYGMVDMMSHVFEQYFHHVSNTPYQDRMCESLLRTVIETAPKLINDLENYELRETILYTGTIALNGMLSMGARGDWATHNIEHAVSAVYDIPHAGGLAILFPNWMRHTLSENPARMKQLAVRVFGVEEAGKSDEEIALEGIDKLSAFWTSLGAPNRLADYDINDEQIDTIADKAMANGTFGQFKSLNKEDVLAILKASL from the coding sequence ATGCAAAACTTTACATACTGGAATCCGACCAAATTAATTTTCGGGCGCGGGGAAGTGGAAAAACTTCCGGAGGAACTCAAACCTTACGGGAAAAACGTATTGCTGGTTTACGGAGGCGGAAGCATCAAACGCAGCGGCCTGTATGATCAAGTGATGGAACAGCTGAATAAAGCCGGAGTGACCGTGCATGAATTAGCAGGTGTAGAACCGAATCCGCGTGTGTCGACTGTTAATAAGGGTGTTGACCTCTGTAAAGAACACAACATCGATTTCTTGCTGGCTGTCGGCGGAGGAAGTGTCATCGACTGTACAAAAGCGATTGCCGCAGGAGCGAAGTATGATGGTGATGCGTGGGATATCGTCACGAAAAAACATCAGCCAAAGGATGCTTTGCCATTCGGAACCGTATTGACTCTCGCAGCGACTGGTTCTGAAATGAACTCAGGCTCGGTTATTACAAACTGGGAAACAAAAGAAAAATACGGCTGGGGCAGCCCGCTCGTATTCCCTAAATTCTCGATTCTCGATCCGGTGAATACGTTCACCGTTCCTAAAGATCACACGATCTACGGTATGGTTGACATGATGAGCCACGTATTCGAACAATATTTCCATCATGTATCAAACACGCCGTATCAGGATCGTATGTGTGAATCGCTTCTGCGCACCGTCATTGAAACAGCGCCTAAACTGATCAACGATCTCGAAAATTACGAATTGCGTGAGACGATTCTGTACACAGGGACAATTGCATTAAACGGCATGCTTTCTATGGGGGCACGAGGCGATTGGGCAACTCATAATATTGAACATGCAGTTTCAGCCGTTTATGATATTCCGCATGCAGGCGGACTGGCGATTCTGTTCCCGAACTGGATGAGACATACATTGTCAGAAAACCCTGCCCGCATGAAACAGCTTGCAGTGCGCGTGTTTGGTGTTGAAGAAGCTGGTAAATCAGATGAGGAAATCGCGCTTGAAGGTATCGATAAGCTGTCTGCGTTCTGGACTAGCCTAGGCGCTCCAAACCGTCTTGCTGATTATGATATCAATGATGAGCAGATTGACACAATTGCTGATAAGGCGATGGCTAACGGAACTTTCGGCCAGTTTAAATCACTCAACAAAGAAGATGTTCTGGCCATTTTAAAGGCATCTCTATAA
- a CDS encoding MalY/PatB family protein: protein MNFDIREERLGTQSVKWDKAGELFGVEDALPMWVADMDFRAPEAIAEALKERLSHGIFGYTAPDQKTKDAVCGWMRKRHGWKVNPESITFSPGVVTALSMAVQAFTEPEDQVVVQPPVYTPFYHMIEKNGRHILHNPLLEIDGVYEMDFEDLETKLSDPSVKLFILCNPHNPSGRSWRREDLQKLGELCLEHGVTIVSDEIHSDLMLYGNKHTPFASLSDDFAEISVTCAAPSKTFNIAGLQASAIIIPDRLKRAKFSASLQRNGLGGLNAFAVTAIEAAYSKGGPWLDELISYLEKNMREAEAFFSTELPKVKMMRPDASYLIWLDFKAYGLSDAELQQRMLKKGKIILEPGTKYGPGGEGFMRLNAGCTLATLQDGLGRIKAALA from the coding sequence ATGAACTTTGATATACGAGAAGAACGCCTTGGCACCCAATCGGTCAAATGGGACAAAGCAGGCGAATTATTCGGCGTGGAAGACGCACTGCCGATGTGGGTGGCGGATATGGATTTCCGCGCGCCGGAAGCGATAGCTGAAGCATTAAAAGAGCGACTCAGCCATGGGATTTTCGGTTATACGGCGCCAGACCAAAAAACGAAGGATGCTGTGTGCGGATGGATGCGCAAAAGGCACGGCTGGAAGGTGAACCCGGAAAGCATCACATTCAGCCCGGGGGTTGTCACCGCTTTGAGCATGGCGGTACAAGCTTTCACGGAACCTGAAGATCAAGTGGTTGTCCAGCCTCCTGTTTATACGCCCTTTTACCATATGATTGAGAAAAACGGCCGGCATATTTTACATAATCCGCTGTTGGAAATAGATGGCGTTTATGAAATGGATTTTGAAGATTTGGAGACGAAGCTCAGTGATCCAAGCGTCAAATTGTTTATTTTATGCAACCCTCATAACCCTTCAGGACGTTCATGGAGACGGGAAGATTTACAGAAGCTCGGAGAATTGTGTTTAGAACATGGCGTCACAATTGTATCAGATGAAATCCATTCCGATTTAATGCTGTACGGAAACAAACACACGCCGTTCGCTTCTCTCTCTGACGATTTCGCTGAGATTTCCGTGACATGTGCTGCGCCAAGCAAAACATTTAATATCGCCGGATTGCAGGCATCAGCCATCATTATTCCGGATCGGCTGAAGCGCGCCAAGTTTTCCGCAAGCCTACAGCGCAACGGTTTAGGCGGGCTTAACGCGTTTGCCGTCACTGCGATCGAAGCCGCTTATTCAAAAGGCGGGCCATGGCTCGATGAATTGATCTCATACCTTGAGAAAAACATGCGCGAAGCTGAAGCCTTTTTCAGCACCGAGCTCCCAAAAGTAAAAATGATGAGGCCGGACGCATCTTACCTGATATGGCTCGATTTCAAAGCTTACGGCTTATCCGACGCGGAGCTTCAGCAAAGAATGCTGAAAAAGGGGAAAATCATTTTGGAGCCAGGGACGAAATACGGGCCTGGCGGAGAAGGATTTATGCGTCTGAACGCGGGATGCACTCTCGCAACCTTGCAGGACGGCCTGGGCCGCATCAAAGCCGCATTAGCGTAA
- a CDS encoding protein mistic: MFCSFFEKHHRKWDILLEKSAGVMEAMKVTSEEKEQLSTAIDRMNEGLDAFIQLYNDSEIDEPLIQLEDDTADLMKQARDMYGQEKLNEKLNTIIKQILSISLSEEGETE, encoded by the coding sequence ATGTTTTGTTCATTTTTTGAAAAACATCACCGGAAGTGGGACATACTGTTAGAAAAAAGCGCGGGTGTGATGGAAGCCATGAAAGTGACGAGTGAGGAAAAGGAACAGCTGAGCACAGCAATCGACCGAATGAATGAAGGGCTGGACGCATTTATCCAGCTTTATAATGACTCGGAAATCGATGAGCCGCTTATTCAGCTTGAAGATGATACAGCCGATTTAATGAAGCAGGCCCGAGATATGTACGGCCAAGAGAAGCTAAACGAGAAATTAAATACGATTATTAAACAGATTTTATCCATCTCATTATCTGAAGAAGGAGAAACAGAATGA
- a CDS encoding Lrp/AsnC family transcriptional regulator has protein sequence MKLTEKETEILEILDENSRADLETIAKMAGIPVNEVKAIIDKLEKEKVIIDYSAMIDWRKVDGHEGITAMIDVKVTPKRGVGFDEVAERIYRFQEVESVYLMSGVYDLSVVIRGNSMSDIARFVSDKLSTLDSVVSTTTHFILKKYKHDGKVFETGDDDKRIVVSP, from the coding sequence ATGAAATTGACAGAAAAAGAAACAGAAATATTAGAAATTTTAGACGAAAACAGCCGCGCCGATTTAGAAACAATCGCGAAGATGGCGGGCATTCCTGTAAATGAAGTAAAAGCAATTATAGACAAACTGGAAAAAGAAAAGGTTATCATCGATTATTCCGCTATGATTGACTGGCGAAAAGTCGACGGACACGAAGGGATCACAGCCATGATTGACGTCAAAGTAACGCCGAAGCGGGGAGTCGGTTTTGATGAAGTGGCGGAACGCATTTATCGATTCCAAGAGGTTGAATCAGTTTACTTGATGTCAGGCGTGTACGATTTGTCGGTCGTGATTCGCGGCAATTCAATGTCTGACATAGCGCGTTTTGTTTCAGATAAACTGTCCACCCTTGATTCAGTTGTATCGACGACGACCCATTTCATCCTGAAAAAATACAAGCATGACGGCAAAGTGTTTGAAACAGGAGACGACGACAAAAGAATCGTGGTGTCACCGTAA
- a CDS encoding alpha/beta fold hydrolase, with the protein MEAVSPIRRLTVDGVNVYYEHYQNPGRHTLVCVHGFLSSAFSFRKVIPLLRDKYDIIALDLPPFGQSEKSRTFVYTYHNLAKLVIGILEHLQVKEAALVGHSMGGQISLAAALQKPELFSKIVLLCSSGYLKRSHPTIIFGTHLPYFHLYIKRWLSKEGVVKNLLNVVHDKSLIDEEMIDGYGKPFQDEEIFRAMTKFIRHREGDLEPEQLKKMNKPALLIWGEEDQIVPVEIGKRLHRDLPDSVLYSLGQTGHLVPEERPEFVSEHIAKFIT; encoded by the coding sequence ATGGAGGCGGTTTCACCAATAAGGCGGCTTACAGTAGATGGGGTAAATGTGTATTATGAACATTATCAAAATCCAGGCAGGCACACTCTTGTCTGCGTGCACGGTTTTTTATCGTCTGCTTTTAGCTTCCGAAAAGTCATTCCTCTTCTTCGGGACAAGTACGACATCATCGCACTTGATTTGCCTCCTTTCGGCCAATCTGAAAAATCAAGAACATTTGTCTATACGTATCACAACCTTGCTAAGCTTGTCATTGGGATTTTGGAACACTTGCAAGTGAAAGAGGCCGCGCTTGTCGGACATTCTATGGGCGGGCAAATATCGCTGGCTGCTGCACTGCAAAAGCCTGAGCTTTTTTCGAAGATTGTGCTGCTTTGCAGTTCAGGGTATTTGAAACGTTCACACCCGACGATCATTTTTGGGACCCACCTTCCGTATTTTCATCTTTATATTAAGCGCTGGCTTTCGAAAGAAGGCGTGGTGAAAAATTTATTGAATGTTGTGCATGACAAGTCGCTGATTGATGAGGAGATGATTGACGGCTATGGCAAGCCGTTTCAAGATGAGGAGATTTTCAGGGCCATGACAAAGTTTATCCGCCATAGAGAAGGCGATTTAGAACCCGAGCAATTAAAGAAAATGAACAAGCCCGCTCTATTGATTTGGGGCGAGGAAGACCAGATTGTCCCTGTGGAGATCGGTAAACGGCTGCACCGGGATTTGCCTGATTCCGTCCTATACTCACTTGGCCAGACCGGACATCTGGTGCCAGAGGAACGGCCAGAATTCGTTTCCGAGCACATCGCAAAATTTATCACATAA
- a CDS encoding aminotransferase codes for MTSYLSDYVQQIKPSGIRKFFDLAATMEGVISLGVGEPDFVTAWNVREASILSLEQGYTSYTANAGLYSLREEISRYLSSRFGLRYSPDNELIVTVGASQALDIAIRAIVNPGEEVIIPEPCFVAYDALVSLAGGIPVHVHTTADKGFKATAADFEAAVTEKTKAILICSPSNPTGSVYSKEELNEIAEFAKKHDIIVLADEIYAELTYDEEFTSIAALPEMKERTVVISGFSKAFAMTGWRLGFAAAPPVLRDAMLKIHQYAMMCAPAMAQFAALEGLKNGMEDVEKMKKSYRRRRNLFVETLNEIGLNCHHPGGAFYAFPSIKSTGMSSEQFAEELLTQEKVAVVPGSVFGPSGEGYIRCSYATSIEQLQEALVRMKRFLNKTT; via the coding sequence ATGACTTCGTATTTATCTGACTATGTACAACAAATAAAACCGTCCGGCATCCGCAAATTCTTTGATTTGGCGGCAACGATGGAAGGCGTGATTTCTTTAGGCGTCGGCGAACCTGATTTTGTTACTGCATGGAATGTACGCGAAGCAAGCATTCTCTCCCTTGAACAAGGATATACATCATACACTGCAAATGCCGGTTTATACTCATTGCGTGAGGAAATCAGCCGTTACTTGAGCAGCAGGTTTGGCCTTCGCTATTCGCCAGACAATGAGCTGATTGTGACCGTAGGGGCGAGTCAGGCCTTGGATATTGCGATCCGCGCTATTGTGAATCCAGGTGAGGAAGTCATCATTCCTGAACCGTGTTTTGTGGCGTACGATGCGCTCGTTTCTTTGGCAGGCGGCATTCCGGTTCATGTCCATACAACGGCAGACAAAGGGTTTAAAGCGACGGCTGCCGATTTTGAAGCGGCTGTCACTGAAAAAACAAAAGCGATTCTCATCTGCTCGCCATCGAATCCGACAGGTTCGGTTTATTCGAAGGAAGAGCTGAATGAAATTGCGGAGTTTGCCAAAAAACACGACATCATTGTTTTAGCAGATGAGATCTACGCAGAGCTGACATATGATGAGGAATTTACAAGCATAGCGGCATTGCCGGAAATGAAGGAACGGACGGTTGTCATCTCGGGCTTTTCAAAAGCGTTTGCGATGACGGGCTGGAGACTCGGTTTTGCCGCAGCGCCGCCTGTGCTCCGGGATGCAATGCTGAAAATTCACCAGTATGCCATGATGTGCGCGCCGGCCATGGCACAGTTTGCCGCCTTGGAGGGCTTGAAGAACGGAATGGAAGATGTAGAAAAAATGAAAAAAAGCTATCGGAGAAGACGGAATTTATTTGTGGAAACGCTCAATGAAATCGGCCTCAACTGTCATCATCCGGGCGGCGCTTTCTATGCTTTTCCATCCATCAAAAGCACGGGAATGAGCTCAGAGCAGTTTGCAGAAGAGCTTCTGACACAGGAAAAAGTGGCTGTTGTCCCGGGAAGTGTGTTTGGCCCGAGCGGTGAAGGCTATATCCGCTGTTCATACGCAACCTCGATCGAGCAGCTACAAGAAGCATTAGTCAGAATGAAACGCTTCCTGAACAAAACGACATAA
- a CDS encoding YugN-like family protein, translating into MITIPSVIDGQSFLLQELEQIMKPLGYVINGGWEYDHGYFDYKIDDQDGYLFLRIPVHAVRGSLDQRGATVRIGTPFMLRQVFQADLDDYAEGGPFQSLFNQFSEPERRDAEIDPAYLDIGASLVKELEDVLLH; encoded by the coding sequence ATGATTACAATACCTTCCGTGATAGATGGGCAGTCTTTTCTGCTTCAAGAACTGGAACAAATCATGAAGCCGCTTGGTTATGTGATAAACGGCGGCTGGGAATACGACCACGGTTATTTTGATTATAAAATTGACGATCAAGACGGCTATTTGTTTTTAAGGATTCCTGTCCACGCAGTGCGAGGCAGTCTCGATCAACGAGGAGCGACCGTCCGGATCGGAACGCCATTTATGCTGAGGCAGGTGTTTCAGGCGGATCTTGACGACTATGCCGAGGGAGGCCCGTTCCAATCACTGTTTAATCAATTTTCCGAGCCGGAGAGGCGAGACGCGGAAATTGACCCTGCGTATTTGGACATTGGCGCCTCCCTAGTGAAAGAATTAGAGGATGTTTTGCTGCATTAG
- a CDS encoding glucose-6-phosphate isomerase — translation MTHVRFDYSKALTFFNEHELTYLRDFVKTAHHNIHEKTGAGSDFLGWVDLPEHYDKEEFARIKKSAEKIKSDSDVLLVVGIGGSYLGARAAIEALNHAFYNTLPKAKRGNPQVIFIGNNISSSYMRDVMDLLEDVDFSINVISKSGTTTEPAIAFRIFRKLLEEKYGKEEAKARIYATTDKERGALKTLSNEEGFESFVIPDDVGGRYSVLTAVGLLPIAVSGVNIDDMMKGALDASKDFATSELEENPAYQYAVVRNVLYNKGKTIEMLINYEPALQYFAEWWKQLFGESEGKDEKGIYPSSANYSTDLHSLGQYVQEGRRDLFETVLNVEKPKHELTIEEADNDLDGLNYLAGKTIDFVNKKAFQGTMLAHTDGNVPNLIVNIPELNAYTFGYLVYFFEKACAMSGYLLGVNPFDQPGVEAYKVNMFALLGKPDFEEKKAELEKRLED, via the coding sequence ATGACGCATGTACGCTTTGACTACTCAAAAGCGTTGACTTTCTTCAACGAACATGAACTTACATATTTGCGGGACTTTGTAAAAACAGCACACCATAATATTCATGAAAAAACAGGCGCTGGCAGTGATTTTCTAGGCTGGGTGGACCTCCCTGAGCATTATGATAAAGAAGAATTTGCGCGCATCAAAAAAAGCGCGGAAAAAATCAAATCTGACTCTGATGTATTGCTTGTTGTCGGCATCGGCGGTTCTTACCTAGGCGCGCGGGCAGCGATTGAAGCGCTTAATCACGCGTTTTATAATACATTGCCAAAAGCAAAGCGCGGGAATCCGCAAGTTATTTTCATCGGAAATAACATCAGTTCTTCCTATATGAGAGATGTCATGGATCTTCTTGAAGATGTGGATTTCTCTATTAATGTGATTTCTAAATCAGGTACGACAACTGAACCTGCAATCGCTTTCCGTATTTTCCGCAAGCTTCTTGAAGAGAAATACGGCAAAGAAGAAGCGAAAGCGCGGATTTACGCGACAACTGATAAAGAGCGTGGCGCATTAAAAACGCTTTCTAACGAAGAAGGCTTCGAGTCGTTTGTCATTCCTGATGATGTCGGCGGCCGTTATTCTGTATTAACAGCTGTTGGCCTTTTGCCGATTGCTGTCAGCGGTGTCAACATTGACGACATGATGAAAGGCGCACTGGATGCGAGCAAAGATTTTGCAACATCCGAACTAGAAGAAAACCCTGCATACCAATATGCGGTTGTTCGCAATGTGCTTTATAATAAAGGCAAAACAATCGAAATGCTCATCAACTACGAACCGGCGCTTCAGTATTTTGCGGAATGGTGGAAGCAGCTGTTCGGAGAAAGTGAAGGGAAAGATGAGAAGGGCATTTATCCTTCTTCAGCTAACTATTCAACAGACCTTCATTCATTAGGCCAGTATGTGCAGGAAGGCCGCAGAGATTTATTCGAAACGGTGCTGAATGTAGAGAAACCGAAACATGAGCTGACAATCGAAGAAGCGGATAACGATCTTGACGGCTTAAACTATTTAGCTGGAAAAACGATCGATTTCGTTAACAAGAAAGCATTCCAGGGCACGATGCTTGCCCATACAGACGGAAATGTGCCGAACTTAATCGTGAACATTCCTGAGCTGAACGCATATACTTTTGGATACCTTGTATATTTCTTCGAAAAAGCCTGCGCGATGAGCGGATATCTCCTCGGCGTCAATCCATTTGACCAGCCTGGAGTAGAAGCGTATAAAGTCAATATGTTTGCTTTGCTGGGCAAACCTGACTTTGAAGAGAAAAAAGCAGAGCTAGAAAAACGTCTGGAAGATTAA
- a CDS encoding iron-containing alcohol dehydrogenase gives MENFTYYNPTKLIFGKGQIEQLKKELKQYGKNVLLVYGGGSIKRNGLYDQVAGILKEECAVVHELSGVEPNPRLATVEKGIALCREHDIDFLLAVGGGSVIDCTKAIAAGVKYDGDAWDIFSKKVTAKDALPFGTVLTLAATGSEMNPDSVITNWETNEKYVWGSNVTHPRFSILDPENTFTVPENQTVYGMVDMMSHVFEQYFHNVENTPLQDRMCFAVLQTVIETAPKLLEDLENYELRETILYAGTIALNGTLQMGYFGDWASHTMEHAVSAVYDIPHAGGLAILFPNWMRYTLDTNVGRFKNLMLNMFDIDAEGKTDKEIALEGIDKLSAFWRSLGAPSRLADYNIGEEKLELIADIAAKEMEHGGFGNFQKLNKDDVLAILRASL, from the coding sequence ATGGAAAATTTCACTTATTACAATCCGACAAAACTGATCTTCGGTAAAGGTCAGATTGAACAATTAAAAAAAGAATTAAAACAATACGGCAAGAATGTGCTGCTTGTCTACGGAGGCGGAAGCATTAAACGCAACGGCCTGTACGATCAAGTCGCAGGTATTCTAAAAGAAGAATGTGCTGTTGTTCATGAGCTGTCAGGTGTAGAGCCGAACCCGCGTCTTGCGACTGTGGAAAAAGGCATTGCTCTATGCAGAGAACATGACATTGATTTTCTGCTCGCTGTCGGCGGAGGAAGCGTTATTGACTGCACAAAAGCGATTGCTGCAGGTGTCAAATATGACGGCGACGCTTGGGATATTTTCAGCAAAAAAGTCACAGCAAAGGATGCGCTGCCGTTCGGCACTGTTTTAACTCTTGCTGCGACAGGCTCTGAAATGAATCCGGATTCCGTGATTACAAACTGGGAAACAAACGAGAAATATGTATGGGGCAGCAATGTGACTCATCCGCGTTTCTCTATTTTAGACCCGGAAAATACATTCACTGTCCCGGAAAATCAAACTGTGTACGGTATGGTTGATATGATGAGCCACGTATTTGAGCAATACTTTCATAATGTCGAAAACACACCGCTTCAAGACAGAATGTGTTTTGCGGTTCTGCAGACAGTCATCGAAACAGCCCCTAAGCTTCTAGAAGATCTGGAAAACTATGAGCTTCGCGAAACGATTTTGTATGCAGGCACAATCGCTCTAAACGGCACGCTTCAAATGGGCTACTTCGGCGACTGGGCTTCTCATACAATGGAACACGCTGTTTCAGCTGTGTATGATATTCCGCATGCGGGCGGACTTGCGATTCTGTTCCCAAACTGGATGAGATACACGCTTGATACAAATGTCGGCCGTTTTAAAAACCTCATGCTCAACATGTTTGACATCGATGCTGAAGGCAAAACAGATAAAGAAATTGCGCTTGAAGGCATCGACAAGCTGTCTGCATTCTGGAGAAGCCTCGGTGCGCCTTCCCGACTTGCCGATTACAATATCGGAGAAGAAAAGCTTGAGCTGATTGCTGATATCGCAGCCAAAGAAATGGAACACGGCGGCTTCGGCAACTTCCAAAAACTGAACAAAGATGACGTGCTCGCCATCCTTCGCGCGTCTCTATAA
- a CDS encoding potassium channel family protein produces the protein MKSNRIFISWLRWPLFIRIAVIILFLILLFGQIIYILEPKQFTSVFEGIWWAVVTVSTVGYGDYVPHTPMGQAAGILLILTGASFVTAYFATLSAAAFSRQHRYIEGKVAYKGRGHIILIGWNEKTNRLLKQLQLAAPSKTVVLIDETLNEGPLIENVHFIRGHAADDETLKRANITEAESVMVTADQYKSETEADMLSVLILLSVKGLNPLAFCIVEILTDRFVTNAERAGANQIIGTSKFISQAMLQHYQANLQPSKSGINLKFDQQVKLLPVPDDLKGAAYKTCVLYFLDHNTTIIGVQKEEGPVISPPLTYKMLETDKFLAI, from the coding sequence ATGAAATCAAATCGGATATTTATTTCTTGGCTGAGGTGGCCGTTATTTATCCGAATCGCGGTCATTATTTTATTTCTGATTCTTTTGTTCGGCCAAATCATTTATATACTTGAGCCGAAACAATTCACATCGGTATTTGAAGGGATCTGGTGGGCGGTTGTTACCGTTTCGACAGTCGGTTATGGAGACTATGTGCCCCACACGCCGATGGGACAGGCAGCCGGAATACTGCTGATTTTGACCGGAGCAAGCTTTGTCACCGCCTATTTCGCCACATTATCAGCGGCCGCATTCAGCAGGCAGCACCGCTACATTGAAGGGAAAGTTGCTTACAAAGGGCGGGGCCATATTATTTTGATTGGGTGGAATGAAAAAACAAACCGGCTGCTGAAGCAGCTTCAGCTTGCGGCCCCATCCAAGACGGTTGTGCTGATCGATGAGACTTTGAATGAAGGCCCGCTTATCGAAAACGTTCATTTTATACGAGGCCACGCTGCCGATGATGAAACACTGAAACGTGCCAATATTACGGAAGCGGAATCAGTGATGGTGACAGCCGATCAGTATAAAAGTGAAACTGAAGCAGATATGCTGTCAGTGTTGATTCTTTTATCTGTTAAAGGGCTTAACCCTCTTGCTTTTTGCATCGTCGAGATTTTGACTGACCGTTTTGTCACAAATGCGGAGCGGGCTGGCGCTAATCAAATCATCGGTACCTCAAAATTCATCAGCCAAGCGATGCTGCAGCATTACCAAGCCAATTTACAGCCGTCTAAGAGCGGCATCAATCTGAAATTTGATCAGCAAGTGAAGCTTCTGCCTGTTCCTGATGATTTAAAGGGAGCCGCTTACAAAACGTGTGTCCTCTATTTCCTTGATCACAACACGACAATTATCGGTGTGCAAAAAGAGGAGGGGCCGGTGATCTCCCCTCCTCTTACGTATAAGATGCTTGAGACAGACAAATTTCTGGCGATCTAA
- the yugI gene encoding S1 domain-containing post-transcriptional regulator GSP13, whose product MAAKFEVGSVYTGKVTGLQAYGAFVALDEETQGLVHISEVTHGFVKDINEHLSVGDEVQVKVLAVDEEKGKISLSIRATQAAPEKKESKPRKPKAAQVSEEASTPQGFNTLKDKLEEWIEMSNRKDLIKK is encoded by the coding sequence ATGGCAGCAAAATTTGAAGTGGGCAGTGTTTACACTGGTAAAGTTACAGGATTACAAGCGTATGGTGCGTTTGTTGCATTAGATGAAGAAACTCAAGGTTTAGTACACATTTCTGAAGTGACTCACGGTTTCGTAAAAGATATCAACGAGCACCTTTCAGTTGGCGACGAAGTACAAGTAAAAGTACTTGCTGTTGACGAAGAAAAAGGAAAAATCAGCCTTTCAATTCGTGCGACACAAGCTGCGCCTGAGAAAAAAGAGAGCAAACCAAGAAAACCTAAAGCTGCGCAAGTAAGCGAAGAAGCTTCTACACCACAAGGTTTCAACACATTAAAAGATAAGCTTGAAGAATGGATCGAAATGTCCAACCGCAAAGACCTTATCAAAAAATAA
- a CDS encoding DUF378 domain-containing protein yields the protein MSTIQRICLVLTIIGAINWGLIGFFQFDLVAAIFGGQGSALSRIIYGLVGIAGLINLGLLFKPNEQTSREEAANPEMR from the coding sequence ATGAGTACGATCCAGAGAATTTGTCTAGTTTTAACTATCATTGGCGCCATTAACTGGGGACTGATCGGATTTTTCCAATTTGACTTAGTAGCGGCCATCTTCGGCGGCCAAGGGTCGGCCCTTTCTCGTATCATTTACGGACTTGTCGGAATCGCCGGCTTAATCAACCTAGGTCTGCTGTTTAAGCCAAACGAGCAAACATCTCGTGAAGAGGCAGCAAATCCTGAGATGCGATAA
- a CDS encoding DUF1871 family protein, with amino-acid sequence MEESQAVREMIKIIAKWDPFQYGEEFYETEAVDVVQAVYDEDDPDVLAKSIQDIFEASFEQKLPIDSCREVAGQLLYIKDSSSCTP; translated from the coding sequence ATGGAAGAAAGTCAAGCGGTCAGGGAAATGATCAAGATCATTGCCAAATGGGACCCGTTTCAATATGGAGAAGAATTTTACGAAACAGAGGCTGTTGATGTCGTGCAGGCGGTCTATGATGAAGACGATCCCGACGTTCTGGCGAAAAGCATTCAGGATATATTTGAAGCTTCTTTTGAACAAAAGCTGCCGATCGACAGCTGTCGGGAAGTGGCTGGCCAGCTTTTATACATAAAAGACAGCAGCTCTTGCACGCCTTAA